One Tolypothrix bouteillei VB521301 DNA window includes the following coding sequences:
- a CDS encoding HNH endonuclease, whose product MGRTVRLTGGTPARDCPHEFWGNQVASSDPSGKQQQKGKCPWCGLSFQDWDVVEEDHKIPKALGGKDEYKNLQLLHRHCHDEKTAIDLKEIRRKNQLKFLKKLSQFWEKFEWNWINDIPNFIKQKVRKPDVTNG is encoded by the coding sequence GTGGGACGGACAGTTCGCTTAACGGGGGGAACCCCCGCACGCGACTGTCCTCATGAATTTTGGGGCAATCAAGTTGCGTCCTCCGACCCTTCGGGCAAGCAGCAACAAAAGGGTAAATGTCCTTGGTGTGGATTAAGCTTCCAAGATTGGGATGTAGTTGAAGAAGACCACAAAATCCCCAAAGCCCTAGGCGGTAAGGATGAATACAAAAATCTTCAATTATTACATCGGCACTGCCATGACGAAAAAACCGCAATTGACCTAAAAGAAATTAGGAGAAAAAATCAACTCAAATTCCTGAAGAAATTATCCCAATTCTGGGAGAAATTTGAATGGAATTGGATAAATGATATTCCCAATTTCATAAAGCAAAAGGTTAGGAAGCCTGACGTGACAAACGGATAA
- a CDS encoding thioesterase family protein, translating to MIGEPEIGTTASAQLVVEDRDLASSISRESQDKFPPVFATARMVALMETAAARVLREFLETDELSVGVSVDVSHTAATPLGIAVTANARYVGRENKLWVFEIWAEDNGGEIGRGMHKRAVVNVERLLAGATRRNATSLE from the coding sequence ATGATTGGTGAACCTGAAATTGGTACCACTGCATCAGCGCAGTTAGTGGTTGAAGATCGAGATTTAGCCAGTAGCATCAGTCGTGAATCTCAAGATAAATTTCCTCCAGTGTTTGCCACTGCCCGAATGGTAGCATTAATGGAAACAGCAGCAGCCCGTGTCCTCCGAGAGTTTTTAGAGACAGATGAACTCTCAGTCGGTGTATCTGTGGATGTTTCACATACTGCTGCTACACCTCTCGGCATTGCTGTCACTGCCAATGCACGTTATGTAGGACGGGAGAATAAGCTTTGGGTTTTTGAAATTTGGGCAGAGGATAACGGTGGAGAGATCGGTCGGGGTATGCACAAACGTGCTGTAGTCAATGTGGAGCGGTTGCTCGCAGGTGCAACTCGTCGCAATGCCACATCCTTGGAATAA
- a CDS encoding LLM class flavin-dependent oxidoreductase, producing the protein MSTTRKIRLGAFIQATGHHVSAWRHPDSQADAGLNFEHYKEITQTAQRGLFDAVFLADSVGIWGGTPETQFRNGKVAHFEPVTLFSALSSVTQNIGFIATASTTYEEPYTLARKFASLDYLSQGRAGWNVVTTGNENAAANFGRDRHPEHSERYERAEEFVEVVKGLWDSWEDDAFIRDKESGIYFDSNKLHTLNHKGKHFSVQGPLNVGRPPQGYPVIVQAGASEPGRDLAARTAEVIFTANQTLADAREFYADVKGRLAKYGRSPDDLKIMPGAFPIIGRTEEEAREKYEFLQSLIHPDVAWGILKNYYKGVDLSKYSLDDVAPELPEDTNANKSRLKLVKDLATRGSLTLRQLYLSLATARGHRTILGTPESIADQLEEWFNNDAADGFNIMPPILPTGLDDFVNLVIPVLQKRGLFRTEYEGSTLRENLGLRRPGNRFAAKQEDKKLVLA; encoded by the coding sequence ATGAGCACAACACGTAAGATTCGTTTGGGCGCATTCATTCAAGCCACCGGACATCATGTTTCCGCTTGGCGTCACCCAGATTCACAAGCAGATGCTGGTTTAAATTTTGAGCATTACAAGGAGATTACTCAAACCGCCCAACGCGGCTTGTTTGATGCAGTTTTTCTAGCAGACAGCGTAGGAATTTGGGGCGGTACTCCGGAAACTCAATTTCGCAATGGTAAGGTCGCCCATTTCGAGCCAGTTACCCTTTTCTCCGCCTTGTCCTCTGTAACTCAAAATATCGGTTTTATAGCAACTGCCTCGACCACTTATGAAGAACCCTACACCCTTGCACGTAAGTTTGCCTCTTTGGACTACTTGAGTCAGGGTCGGGCGGGATGGAATGTAGTGACTACGGGCAATGAAAATGCTGCAGCTAATTTTGGTCGCGATCGCCACCCAGAACATAGCGAGCGTTATGAACGTGCTGAAGAGTTTGTGGAAGTGGTGAAAGGACTGTGGGATAGTTGGGAAGATGATGCCTTTATCCGTGACAAAGAATCTGGTATCTACTTCGATTCCAACAAATTGCATACACTCAACCACAAGGGCAAACATTTTTCCGTACAAGGTCCTTTAAACGTCGGTCGTCCGCCTCAAGGCTACCCGGTCATCGTTCAGGCTGGAGCTTCGGAGCCAGGACGGGACTTGGCTGCACGGACTGCTGAGGTGATTTTTACTGCCAATCAAACCCTGGCAGATGCACGAGAATTTTATGCTGATGTCAAAGGTCGGTTGGCAAAATATGGGCGATCGCCAGACGATTTAAAAATTATGCCTGGTGCTTTCCCAATAATTGGACGTACTGAGGAAGAAGCCCGAGAAAAGTATGAATTCCTGCAATCTTTAATACATCCCGATGTAGCCTGGGGTATTTTGAAAAACTATTACAAAGGTGTCGATCTGTCAAAGTATTCCCTAGACGATGTGGCTCCCGAACTACCTGAGGACACCAACGCCAACAAGAGCCGTCTCAAACTCGTGAAGGATTTAGCAACTCGCGGTAGTTTGACATTGCGCCAGTTGTACCTCTCTCTTGCAACCGCACGAGGTCATCGCACCATACTTGGCACTCCCGAAAGCATTGCCGACCAACTAGAAGAATGGTTCAACAACGATGCGGCTGATGGCTTTAACATTATGCCTCCAATCTTACCTACAGGATTGGATGACTTCGTTAACTTAGTCATTCCCGTGCTACAGAAACGCGGGCTGTTCCGTACCGAGTACGAGGGCAGTACTTTGCGTGAAAATCTTGGGCTGCGCCGTCCTGGAAATCGTTTTGCTGCTAAACAAGAGGACAAGAAATTGGTGTTAGCTTAA
- a CDS encoding amidohydrolase family protein: MSNYNRLKTSPSAAIRATLDHPVIDTDVHTNDFTPALEDYIANYGGVKLVDELRKTEASRLNSKTNGKDWYQQTPEERHYNRTIRSPWWARVTRNTLDLATYILPELLYERQAEQGSDYSVLFPNNALAAVGASLENRQILQRAINHYHADLYRKYSDRLTPVAGITLTTPQEGIEELEFAVKTLGLKVINISGGVKRPIKAIADKYPADKFPEVAKYASYIDFYGLDSEYNYDPFWAKVVELGVPVTTHYGSQGWTGRSSISNYMNNHIGHFADGSEAFAKALFFGGVTKRFPQLRVAMLEGGAAWGANVYIHLVDRFSKRNVKALQNYNPALANSDELFELFERYGAEITQGHSLNKEELTKSVLGSSFSRHSRQPIGSELDDFAAAGIETIEDIRDRWVNNFFFGSESDDRTVAAAFNDKANPLSVKINAIYSSDVGHWDVPDLTAPLAESWELVTEGVISEGDFKSFVFANPYKFYTEANPEFFKGTAIESQVGNIDSEPVDKNLAVV; the protein is encoded by the coding sequence ATGAGTAACTACAACCGATTAAAGACCTCACCTTCTGCTGCAATCAGAGCAACTCTGGATCACCCGGTAATCGACACTGACGTTCACACGAATGATTTCACTCCGGCTCTTGAGGATTACATTGCTAACTACGGTGGCGTGAAACTGGTGGATGAACTGCGTAAGACAGAAGCCTCCCGTCTCAACTCCAAAACTAACGGCAAAGATTGGTATCAGCAAACTCCTGAAGAACGCCATTACAACCGCACAATTCGCTCGCCTTGGTGGGCGAGAGTGACTCGCAACACTTTAGATCTTGCCACTTACATTCTCCCCGAGCTGCTTTACGAGCGTCAGGCAGAGCAGGGCTCGGACTATTCAGTACTCTTTCCCAATAATGCTTTAGCAGCAGTTGGCGCTAGCCTGGAGAACCGTCAAATCTTGCAACGTGCTATCAATCACTATCATGCCGATCTTTACCGTAAATACAGCGATCGCCTGACACCAGTAGCTGGAATCACATTGACAACTCCACAAGAAGGCATTGAGGAGTTAGAATTTGCCGTGAAAACACTGGGGCTAAAGGTTATCAATATTTCTGGTGGTGTCAAACGACCTATCAAAGCGATCGCAGATAAGTATCCAGCAGATAAATTTCCTGAAGTTGCCAAATACGCTTCCTATATCGATTTTTACGGGTTGGATAGCGAGTACAACTACGATCCTTTCTGGGCTAAAGTTGTGGAACTCGGTGTGCCTGTTACTACTCATTACGGCAGTCAGGGATGGACGGGACGTTCTTCCATCAGCAACTACATGAACAACCATATCGGTCACTTTGCTGATGGCTCAGAAGCATTTGCTAAGGCACTGTTCTTCGGCGGTGTCACCAAGCGTTTTCCGCAGTTGCGAGTCGCTATGCTTGAAGGTGGTGCGGCTTGGGGTGCTAATGTCTATATTCATTTAGTCGATCGCTTTTCCAAGCGCAATGTGAAAGCACTGCAAAACTACAACCCCGCTCTGGCAAATTCTGACGAGCTATTTGAGTTGTTTGAGCGCTATGGTGCAGAAATTACTCAAGGACATTCTCTTAACAAGGAAGAATTGACAAAGAGCGTCCTGGGTTCTTCATTCAGCCGTCACAGCCGTCAGCCAATTGGTAGCGAATTGGATGATTTTGCAGCAGCAGGTATTGAAACAATAGAGGATATTCGCGATCGCTGGGTGAACAATTTCTTCTTTGGTTCCGAGTCTGACGATCGCACCGTAGCAGCAGCATTCAACGACAAAGCCAATCCATTAAGTGTCAAGATTAACGCCATCTATTCCTCAGATGTCGGTCATTGGGATGTACCCGATCTAACCGCACCACTGGCTGAAAGTTGGGAACTCGTTACAGAAGGTGTGATTTCCGAAGGTGACTTCAAGTCCTTTGTCTTCGCCAATCCCTACAAGTTCTACACCGAAGCTAACCCTGAGTTCTTCAAGGGTACGGCGATTGAATCTCAGGTAGGCAATATTGATTCCGAGCCAGTGGATAAGAACTTGGCAGTGGTGTAA
- a CDS encoding 2Fe-2S iron-sulfur cluster-binding protein, with amino-acid sequence MSQQLADENAVGMAHLSPSKIAVNLKINGAVYNLQIEPRVSLLDALREFAGLTGTKKGCNQGACGACTVLVDGERINSCLALAVQYEGVEITTIEGLTNDGELHPLQAAFVEHDGFQCGYCTPGQICSAIGMLKEFQQNLPSAVSPSMNGEYEFSDEEIRERMSGNLCRCGAYVGITEAIHTAFDREAAR; translated from the coding sequence ATGAGTCAACAATTAGCTGACGAAAACGCTGTTGGCATGGCACATTTGTCGCCAAGCAAGATAGCGGTCAACTTAAAAATTAACGGTGCAGTTTACAATTTACAAATCGAGCCGCGTGTTTCTTTGCTCGACGCTTTGCGCGAGTTTGCTGGACTCACGGGAACGAAGAAAGGGTGCAATCAGGGGGCGTGTGGTGCCTGTACTGTACTGGTTGACGGCGAGCGCATCAATTCGTGTTTAGCACTCGCCGTTCAGTACGAAGGTGTGGAAATCACTACAATCGAAGGCTTGACAAATGACGGCGAACTGCACCCGCTACAAGCTGCCTTCGTCGAACACGACGGGTTTCAGTGCGGCTACTGCACTCCCGGACAGATTTGTTCTGCGATCGGAATGCTCAAAGAATTTCAGCAAAATCTGCCGAGCGCAGTTTCGCCTAGTATGAACGGAGAATATGAATTTTCCGATGAAGAAATCAGAGAACGGATGAGCGGCAATTTATGTCGCTGCGGTGCTTACGTCGGCATTACCGAAGCGATTCACACCGCATTCGATCGGGAGGCGGCACGATGA
- a CDS encoding FAD binding domain-containing protein, translating into MKNFIYQKAKSADAAINLIGQNANAKFLGGGTNLVDLMRENIERLDAVVDVTHLPAEIEETADGAIRIGAAVKNTALANHETIREKFPVLSQAILFGASGQIRNMATVGGNILQRTRCYYFYDNTARCNKREIGTGCDAIDGFNRIHAILGASDACIATHPSDMCVALAALDARVLVRGANGSREIAFNDFHRLPENTPHIETALQDGELITAIEIPRNDFAKNSLYQKVRDRASYAFALVSVAGALEIENHQIKNVRIALGGVAHKPWRAFAAEEVLLGLPATEENFWRGAEAELENARGFANNSFKIELAKRVIVGVLKELAEQGGTNR; encoded by the coding sequence ATGAAAAATTTTATTTATCAGAAAGCCAAAAGCGCAGACGCAGCGATAAATTTAATCGGACAAAACGCAAACGCAAAATTTTTGGGTGGCGGAACGAATCTGGTTGATTTGATGCGCGAAAACATCGAGCGATTAGATGCCGTGGTGGATGTGACGCATTTGCCTGCTGAAATCGAAGAAACTGCCGACGGCGCAATCAGAATCGGTGCGGCGGTGAAAAACACTGCCCTTGCCAATCACGAAACAATCCGCGAGAAATTTCCCGTTCTTTCCCAAGCCATTCTCTTTGGTGCGTCGGGACAAATCAGAAATATGGCAACCGTCGGTGGCAATATATTGCAGCGAACGCGCTGTTATTATTTTTATGACAACACGGCACGATGCAACAAACGCGAAATCGGTACGGGCTGCGATGCGATCGACGGTTTTAATCGAATTCACGCGATTTTAGGCGCATCCGATGCCTGCATTGCCACACATCCATCGGATATGTGCGTAGCGCTCGCCGCCCTTGATGCACGAGTTTTGGTTCGAGGCGCAAACGGCAGCCGCGAAATTGCGTTCAATGATTTTCACCGTCTTCCCGAAAATACGCCGCACATTGAAACCGCGTTGCAAGATGGTGAATTGATTACGGCAATTGAAATTCCTCGAAACGATTTCGCCAAAAATTCGCTTTATCAAAAAGTGCGCGATCGAGCGAGTTACGCTTTTGCATTGGTGAGCGTGGCGGGTGCTTTGGAAATCGAAAATCACCAAATTAAAAACGTGCGAATCGCGCTTGGTGGCGTGGCGCATAAACCTTGGCGGGCATTTGCAGCAGAAGAAGTTTTGCTGGGTTTACCTGCAACTGAAGAAAATTTCTGGCGTGGGGCGGAAGCTGAATTAGAAAACGCGAGGGGATTTGCCAACAACAGTTTCAAAATCGAATTGGCGAAACGGGTGATTGTTGGCGTGCTGAAGGAACTGGCGGAACAAGGAGGAACAAACCGATGA